A portion of the Rhodanobacter sp. AS-Z3 genome contains these proteins:
- a CDS encoding NAD-glutamate dehydrogenase domain-containing protein produces the protein MNATHAANESSLPSVVLAELKQGGFSPERLSEAQVFCEAFFARVGGGDAHLHTPVQWAAVVGSLLDFMQQRQVGRASVRVLNPLDANSGRSLLQIVTDDMPFLIDTVSMIVSARLQIHAVIHPMLKAVRDASGKLLSLNEATGQAESLMHFEIDRVADAAEQAQLTAQVEAALEDVRAAVNDWSAMRDKALAIADELPQRKLPISPESVQEASEFMRWIAAENFTFLGYREYEVADAEGDRVLRANEASGLGILRRTERSIAPRSLRTLAATELPQSGATDAIILTKTNARSHVHRAGYMDYIGVLQFGADGRAVAEQRFLGLFSSNAYMARPQDVPMVRQKVEAVMSRSDLKRDSYSGKSLRHILETLPREELLQGTEDELFATAMGILELRQRAHTRLFMRRDRYGRFFTCMVFVPRDRFNTSVRERIENLLGSALHAEQIDSSVLMGEATLARLHIVLRPKIGDQPTYDLAELERGVAGIVRNWQDEVRDALVALRGEHEGVVLANRYARSLPAGYVEEVSPAVAAQDVHQLSLLQGDNALRMSFYHPPEDPETLRFKVYRSGGDIALSEVLPQLENLGLRVLTEHVYDVSGDAPLSIQDFEVQPVGKLTFSVQQVGALFEDAFEQIWRGNAENDGFNRLVLGAKLNWRQVAMLRGYCKYLLQTGATFSQTYMEETLNRYPAIAGLLVELFLAKFDPRREALSATELTAATATLVAEMQALIPANVQTAQPTLVDGLGAALSKSRNEQIPVVESAIGILLENVASLDEDRILRSFVNLIHATLRTSFFQQWNGAYRDYISYKIDSHKVPELPKPVPYREIWVCAPRVEGIHLRFGAVARGGLRWSDRREDFRTEVLGLVKAQMVKNTVIVPVGSKGGFFVKKSPTSGDRDAVLAEGIACYQFFINGLLDITDNLVDGKVVNPHDVVRHDADDPYLVVAADKGTAKFSDIANAISIEHNYWLGDAFASGGSHGYDHKGMGITAKGAWESVKRHFRSLNRDCQTQDFTCVGIGDMSGDVFGNGMLLSEHTLLLAAFDHRHVFLDPKPDAASSFIERKRMFDVPRSSWDDYDKSLISAGGGVYPRSAKSIPISPEVRVALGLKADVEHMAPNDLLSAVLKAPVDLLWNGGIGTYIKSTAETHAEVSDRANNGLRINGAEVRAKIIGEGGNLGMTQKGRIEAAQKGVLLNTDFIDNSAGVDTSDHEVNIKILLNDAVQRGELTFDARNTQLAAMTEEVGQLVLWDNYRQNQAITLMEHQSVGRIGSMAHFIRTLEAEGTLDRQVENLPSDAELLERKARGLGLTRPELSVLLSYDKIRLFQQLLDSDVPEDPYLSKELVRYFPLPLHEKYAEHMQRHRLKREIIATAVTNSTINRMGATFMMRMQEDTGQGPAAIAKAYTAAREILDARALWAQIEALDAKVAEDTQVDAVKQIWSLLRHMTRWLLNRPGGSLDIAANVERYQSAVSSLRNALPEVLTPTGKNDFACSQEKWEGLGLPADLALRLARMPELRAALDMVEIAQQSGQPIEKVAGVFYELGQALDLPWLRDQIEALPVDGHWHAQARGSLLDELNHQHRALALQVLSLCGASTDVSPVQAWLQRDDATLKYTRSMLAEILSQNADYPIVSVAVRRLAQLAQVPV, from the coding sequence ATGAATGCCACCCATGCGGCGAACGAATCCTCCCTTCCGTCAGTAGTACTTGCAGAACTGAAACAGGGCGGTTTTTCGCCCGAGCGCCTCAGCGAGGCGCAGGTATTCTGCGAGGCATTCTTTGCACGAGTAGGAGGCGGCGACGCGCATCTGCACACTCCCGTGCAGTGGGCGGCCGTGGTAGGCAGCCTGCTGGATTTCATGCAGCAACGTCAGGTGGGACGCGCCAGCGTGCGCGTGCTGAACCCCCTTGATGCCAATTCGGGGCGCAGCCTGCTGCAGATCGTCACCGACGACATGCCGTTCCTGATCGACACGGTGAGCATGATCGTGTCGGCTCGCCTGCAGATTCATGCGGTCATCCATCCGATGCTGAAGGCTGTCCGCGATGCGTCCGGCAAGCTGTTGTCGCTGAACGAAGCGACCGGTCAGGCCGAGTCGCTGATGCACTTCGAGATCGATCGCGTCGCCGATGCCGCTGAGCAGGCCCAGCTGACCGCACAGGTCGAGGCGGCACTGGAAGATGTACGGGCGGCGGTGAACGACTGGTCTGCGATGCGCGACAAGGCGCTGGCGATTGCCGACGAGTTGCCGCAGCGCAAGCTGCCGATCAGCCCCGAATCAGTGCAGGAAGCCAGCGAATTCATGCGCTGGATAGCTGCCGAAAATTTCACCTTCCTCGGCTATCGCGAATACGAAGTGGCCGATGCCGAAGGCGATCGCGTGCTGCGGGCGAACGAGGCATCGGGCTTGGGTATCCTGCGTCGTACCGAGCGCTCGATCGCGCCGCGTTCGTTGCGTACGCTGGCTGCCACTGAATTGCCGCAGTCCGGCGCCACCGACGCGATCATCCTGACCAAGACCAATGCCCGTTCGCATGTGCATCGGGCCGGTTACATGGATTACATCGGCGTACTGCAGTTCGGCGCCGATGGTCGCGCCGTCGCCGAACAGCGTTTCCTCGGCCTGTTCTCGTCCAATGCCTACATGGCCCGTCCGCAGGATGTGCCGATGGTGCGGCAGAAGGTCGAGGCGGTGATGTCACGTTCCGACCTGAAGCGCGACTCCTACTCGGGCAAGTCGCTGCGGCATATCCTGGAGACCTTGCCGCGCGAAGAGTTGCTGCAAGGTACCGAGGACGAGCTGTTCGCTACGGCGATGGGCATACTCGAATTGCGCCAGCGTGCGCATACGCGACTGTTCATGCGTCGCGACCGTTATGGCCGCTTCTTCACCTGCATGGTGTTCGTGCCGCGTGACCGCTTCAACACCTCGGTGCGCGAGCGTATCGAAAACCTGTTGGGCTCGGCGCTGCATGCCGAGCAGATCGACTCGTCGGTACTGATGGGTGAAGCTACCCTGGCGCGCCTGCACATCGTGCTGCGGCCGAAGATCGGCGATCAGCCGACCTATGATCTTGCCGAGCTGGAGCGTGGGGTCGCCGGCATCGTGCGCAACTGGCAGGACGAAGTGCGCGATGCGCTGGTGGCCTTGCGCGGCGAACACGAAGGCGTGGTGCTGGCCAATCGTTATGCGCGTTCGCTGCCGGCCGGTTATGTCGAAGAAGTGAGCCCGGCCGTGGCGGCCCAGGACGTGCACCAGTTGTCGCTGCTGCAAGGCGACAATGCGCTGCGCATGTCGTTCTATCACCCGCCGGAAGACCCGGAAACGTTGCGCTTCAAGGTCTATCGTTCGGGCGGTGACATTGCATTGTCCGAAGTGCTGCCGCAGTTGGAGAATCTCGGCCTGCGCGTGCTGACCGAGCACGTGTATGACGTCTCCGGTGACGCGCCGCTGTCGATCCAGGATTTCGAAGTGCAGCCGGTCGGCAAGCTCACCTTCAGCGTGCAGCAGGTGGGTGCACTGTTCGAAGACGCGTTCGAGCAGATCTGGCGTGGCAATGCCGAGAACGATGGCTTCAACCGACTGGTGCTGGGCGCGAAGTTGAACTGGCGGCAGGTCGCCATGTTGCGTGGCTATTGCAAGTACCTGCTGCAGACCGGCGCCACGTTCTCGCAGACCTACATGGAGGAAACCCTCAATCGCTATCCGGCGATCGCCGGCCTGTTGGTCGAGCTGTTCCTGGCGAAGTTTGATCCGCGCCGTGAAGCCCTGTCCGCCACCGAACTGACGGCCGCTACTGCCACCCTGGTGGCCGAAATGCAGGCGCTGATTCCGGCCAATGTGCAGACGGCGCAGCCGACCCTGGTCGACGGGCTTGGGGCCGCGTTGAGCAAGTCGCGCAACGAACAGATCCCGGTGGTGGAAAGCGCCATCGGCATCCTGCTGGAAAATGTCGCCAGCCTCGACGAAGATCGCATCCTGCGCAGTTTCGTGAACCTGATTCATGCCACCTTGCGTACCAGCTTCTTCCAGCAGTGGAACGGCGCGTACCGCGACTACATCAGCTACAAGATCGATTCGCACAAGGTTCCCGAGCTACCCAAGCCGGTGCCGTACCGCGAAATCTGGGTGTGTGCACCGCGAGTGGAGGGTATCCATTTGCGCTTCGGCGCGGTGGCGCGTGGCGGCCTGCGCTGGTCCGATCGACGCGAAGATTTCCGCACCGAAGTGCTGGGCCTGGTCAAGGCGCAGATGGTGAAGAACACGGTCATCGTGCCGGTCGGCTCCAAGGGCGGCTTCTTCGTCAAAAAGTCACCCACCAGCGGTGATCGTGATGCCGTGCTGGCCGAAGGTATTGCCTGCTACCAGTTCTTCATCAACGGCCTGCTCGACATCACCGACAACCTGGTCGATGGCAAGGTGGTCAATCCACACGACGTGGTGCGCCATGACGCGGACGACCCCTACCTGGTGGTTGCTGCGGACAAGGGCACCGCCAAGTTCTCCGATATTGCCAACGCGATCTCGATCGAACACAACTACTGGCTGGGCGACGCGTTCGCCTCGGGCGGTTCGCACGGTTACGACCACAAGGGCATGGGCATCACCGCCAAGGGCGCGTGGGAGTCGGTCAAGCGCCACTTCCGCTCGCTCAATCGCGACTGCCAGACCCAGGACTTCACCTGCGTGGGAATCGGCGACATGTCCGGTGACGTGTTTGGCAACGGCATGCTGCTTTCCGAGCACACCCTGCTGCTGGCTGCGTTTGACCATCGCCATGTTTTCCTCGATCCCAAGCCGGATGCAGCGAGCTCCTTCATCGAGCGCAAGCGCATGTTCGATGTGCCACGTTCGAGCTGGGACGATTACGACAAATCGCTGATTTCGGCAGGCGGCGGCGTCTATCCGCGCAGTGCAAAATCGATTCCGATCTCGCCGGAAGTTCGCGTTGCGCTGGGGCTCAAGGCCGACGTCGAGCATATGGCACCCAACGATTTGCTCAGCGCCGTGTTGAAAGCGCCAGTGGACCTGTTGTGGAACGGCGGTATCGGCACCTACATCAAGTCCACCGCTGAAACGCATGCCGAGGTGAGCGATCGCGCCAACAACGGTCTGCGCATCAACGGTGCCGAGGTGCGGGCTAAAATCATCGGCGAAGGCGGCAACCTGGGCATGACCCAGAAAGGTCGTATCGAGGCGGCGCAGAAAGGCGTGCTGCTGAATACCGACTTCATCGACAACTCCGCCGGCGTGGACACCTCCGATCACGAGGTGAACATCAAGATCCTGCTGAACGATGCCGTACAGCGCGGTGAATTGACCTTCGACGCGCGCAACACGCAGCTGGCGGCGATGACCGAAGAGGTTGGCCAACTGGTGTTGTGGGACAACTATCGGCAGAACCAGGCGATCACCTTGATGGAGCATCAGTCCGTCGGCCGCATCGGTTCGATGGCGCACTTCATCCGCACACTGGAAGCGGAAGGCACACTGGATCGCCAGGTCGAGAACCTGCCTTCGGATGCCGAACTGCTTGAGCGCAAGGCGCGTGGGCTGGGTCTGACCCGGCCGGAACTGTCGGTGCTGCTGTCCTACGACAAGATTCGCCTGTTCCAGCAGTTGCTGGACTCGGATGTGCCGGAAGACCCGTATCTGTCGAAGGAATTGGTGCGCTACTTCCCGCTGCCGCTGCATGAAAAGTATGCCGAGCACATGCAGCGCCATCGCCTGAAGCGCGAGATCATCGCCACCGCGGTGACCAACTCGACGATCAATCGCATGGGCGCCACCTTCATGATGCGCATGCAGGAAGACACCGGGCAGGGGCCGGCGGCAATTGCCAAGGCGTATACCGCCGCGCGCGAAATCCTCGATGCGCGTGCGCTGTGGGCGCAGATCGAAGCGCTCGACGCCAAGGTTGCGGAAGACACCCAGGTGGATGCGGTCAAGCAGATCTGGTCATTGCTGCGGCACATGACGCGCTGGCTGCTCAATCGCCCGGGTGGTTCGCTGGATATCGCGGCCAACGTAGAGCGTTACCAGTCGGCGGTGTCGAGCTTGCGCAATGCACTGCCCGAGGTGTTGACGCCGACCGGCAAGAACGACTTCGCGTGCAGCCAGGAAAAGTGGGAGGGTCTTGGCCTGCCAGCCGATCTGGCCTTGCGCCTGGCCCGCATGCCGGAGCTGCGTGCGGCGCTGGACATGGTCGAAATTGCACAACAGAGCGGCCAGCCGATCGAGAAGGTCGCTGGCGTGTTCTACGAACTGGGTCAGGCACTGGACCTGCCGTGGCTGCGCGACCAGATCGAGGCGTTGCCGGTCGATGGTCACTGGCATGCCCAGGCCCGCGGCTCGCTGCTGGACGAACTCAACCACCAGCATCGTGCATTGGCGCTGCAGGTGCTGAGCCTGTGCGGTGCCAGCACGGACGTTTCGCCGGTGCAGGCATGGTTGCAGCGTGATGACGCCACGTTGAAGTACACCCGCAGCATGCTGGCGGAAATCCTCAGTCAGAACGCGGACTACCCGATTGTCTCGGTGGCCGTGCGGCGTCTGGCCCAGCTGGCGCAGGTGCCGGTATAA
- a CDS encoding NAD kinase, which yields MRLAFVASDASVAQQARRKLVDRYGDVPPEQAELIVALGGDGFMLRTLHTYRELEVPVYGMKLGRVGFLMNKHQLDGLPERIARAHTASLSPLQMQVTDGAGNEHTALAFNEVSLLRQSNQAAHLEVQLNDTVKLPNLVCDGIMVATPAGSTAYNLSAHGPILPLDANVLALTPISPFRPRRWRGAILPHRTTVVLRVLDPAKRPVSATADFREVRDVRSVSIHQSGDQSVRLLFDPEHNLEQRILDEQFAAE from the coding sequence ATGCGCCTTGCTTTCGTCGCCAGTGACGCCAGTGTCGCCCAGCAGGCACGGCGCAAACTGGTCGATCGCTACGGCGATGTGCCACCGGAGCAGGCCGAGTTGATCGTGGCGTTGGGCGGTGATGGCTTCATGCTGCGCACCCTGCACACCTACCGCGAACTCGAAGTGCCGGTGTATGGCATGAAACTGGGGCGGGTGGGCTTTCTGATGAACAAGCACCAGCTGGATGGCTTGCCCGAGCGGATCGCCCGCGCACACACCGCCTCGCTGTCTCCGCTGCAGATGCAGGTCACCGATGGTGCCGGCAACGAGCACACCGCCCTTGCGTTCAACGAGGTGTCGCTGTTGCGCCAGAGCAATCAGGCGGCGCACCTGGAAGTCCAGTTGAACGATACGGTCAAGCTGCCCAACCTCGTCTGTGACGGCATCATGGTGGCGACGCCAGCGGGCTCCACTGCCTACAATCTTTCCGCGCACGGCCCGATCCTGCCGCTGGACGCCAACGTGCTGGCGCTCACCCCGATCAGTCCGTTTCGTCCGCGACGCTGGCGCGGCGCAATCCTGCCGCATCGCACTACGGTGGTACTGCGCGTGCTGGACCCTGCCAAGCGACCGGTCAGTGCCACAGCCGATTTTCGCGAAGTGCGCGACGTGCGCAGCGTGTCCATCCACCAGTCCGGCGATCAGTCCGTGCGGCTGCTGTTCGATCCGGAGCACAATCTTGAGCAGCGCATCCTGGATGAGCAGTTCGCGGCCGAGTGA
- a CDS encoding multidrug efflux RND transporter permease subunit, with product MPSFFIDRPIFAWVVAILISLGGVLAILNLGVESYPSIAPPSVTVGATYPGASAETTEKAVTQVIEQQLTGIDHLLYFSSSSSASGRASITLTFESGTDADIAQVQVQNKVALATPRLPSEVIQQGVVVAKANAGFLMVVALKSENPKIDRDRLNDIVGSQVLDQIARVPGVGSTQQFGSEYAMRIWLNPDKLHGYNLSATQVLAAIKAQNVQFAAGSLGADPALPGQGFTATVSTEGRFTSPEQFADIILRANADGTTVKLGDVARISFGPGGYGFDTQFDGKPIGAFAIQLLPGANALNVAAAVRGKMDELAPSFPQGVSWFSPYDSTAFVTISINEVVHTLIEAIILVFLVMLLFLQNIRATIIPTLVIPVALLGTFLGMLVLGFSINQLTLFGMVLAIGIVVDDAIVVIENVERIMTEDGLSPKDATRKAMGQITGAVVAITVVLAAVFVPSSLQPGASGIIYKQFALTIAVSMGFSAFLALSFTPALCASFLQPEHHKKKNIVYRKFNEFFDWTTTTYTGHIGGAVRHAPRWMLVFVLLAVLGGVLYTRLPGSFLPEEDQGYALSVIQLPPGATKQRTSEVMAQMRDILKKDPSVEGVLQVTGFSFIGSGENAGMAFIKLKDWAKRDGTAGDFIQRANGAMRQIHDARIFVANIPTVQGLGQFGGFDMYLQDRGGAGRDALTQARNMLLGKASQNKSLTGVRPNALEDAPQLQLDVDRVQAQSMGLQMGDIYNAIGLMLAPVYVNDFTYGGRIKRVIMQADAPYRMGPEALQHIFTPSTLSSSSGAPEMIPLSTVVRSKWNVSSPSLTRYNGYSAVEIVGSPAPGRSSGEAMSQMEKLVNNDLPKGFGFDWTGQSYQEVLSGNAATLLMLLSIVIVFLALAALYESWSIPVSVMLVVPLGLLGTVVFTLLRGLPDDIYFKIGLITVIGLAAKNAILIVEFAVAEQKAGRTLREATVDAARLRLRPIMMTSLAFILGVFPLFISSGAGANARHAIGTGVIGGMLFATFLGVLLIPVFYVVVRRLLGDPLDGEAPPPAVAGPNGMQTFDSDPRRGA from the coding sequence ATGCCGAGTTTCTTCATTGACCGCCCGATTTTCGCCTGGGTGGTGGCGATCCTGATTTCGCTGGGTGGCGTGCTGGCCATCCTCAACCTGGGCGTGGAGTCCTACCCGTCCATCGCACCGCCCTCGGTAACGGTGGGCGCGACCTATCCCGGTGCAAGCGCGGAGACCACGGAAAAAGCCGTGACCCAGGTGATCGAGCAACAACTCACCGGCATTGATCACCTGCTGTATTTCAGCTCGTCGTCCAGCGCCAGCGGTCGCGCCAGCATCACTCTGACCTTCGAGAGCGGCACCGACGCGGATATTGCGCAGGTGCAGGTGCAGAACAAAGTTGCACTGGCGACCCCGCGCCTGCCCTCCGAAGTGATCCAGCAGGGCGTGGTAGTGGCCAAGGCTAACGCCGGCTTCCTGATGGTGGTCGCGCTGAAGTCCGAAAATCCGAAAATCGATCGTGATCGATTGAACGACATCGTCGGCTCGCAGGTACTTGACCAGATCGCCCGCGTGCCCGGCGTCGGCAGCACCCAGCAATTCGGCTCCGAGTACGCCATGCGTATCTGGCTCAACCCGGACAAGCTGCACGGCTACAACTTGTCAGCCACCCAGGTGTTGGCAGCCATCAAGGCGCAGAACGTGCAATTTGCGGCCGGCTCGCTCGGCGCCGACCCGGCACTGCCGGGCCAGGGGTTCACTGCCACCGTATCCACGGAAGGGCGCTTCACCTCACCGGAGCAATTTGCTGACATCATTCTGCGCGCCAACGCTGACGGCACCACGGTCAAGCTGGGTGACGTGGCACGAATCAGCTTCGGTCCCGGCGGCTATGGCTTTGATACCCAATTTGACGGCAAGCCGATTGGCGCGTTTGCGATCCAGTTGCTGCCCGGCGCCAACGCGCTCAATGTGGCCGCTGCGGTACGCGGCAAAATGGACGAGCTGGCACCCAGCTTCCCGCAAGGCGTGAGCTGGTTCAGCCCTTATGACAGCACCGCCTTCGTCACCATCTCCATCAACGAAGTGGTCCACACGCTGATCGAAGCGATCATCCTGGTGTTTCTGGTGATGTTGCTGTTCCTGCAGAACATCCGCGCCACCATCATTCCGACTCTGGTGATCCCGGTGGCTCTGCTGGGCACCTTTCTGGGCATGCTGGTGCTGGGCTTCAGCATCAATCAGCTGACTCTGTTCGGCATGGTGCTGGCCATCGGCATCGTGGTCGATGACGCTATCGTGGTGATTGAAAACGTCGAACGCATCATGACCGAGGACGGCCTGTCGCCGAAGGACGCCACGCGCAAGGCGATGGGGCAAATCACTGGCGCGGTGGTGGCCATCACCGTGGTACTTGCGGCCGTGTTCGTGCCGTCGTCGCTGCAGCCGGGTGCGTCGGGCATCATCTACAAGCAGTTTGCCCTCACCATCGCTGTCTCGATGGGTTTCTCCGCCTTCCTCGCGCTGTCGTTCACACCGGCGCTGTGTGCCAGCTTCCTGCAGCCGGAACACCACAAGAAGAAGAACATCGTCTACCGCAAGTTCAACGAATTCTTCGACTGGACTACTACGACCTACACCGGCCATATCGGCGGGGCAGTACGTCATGCGCCGCGCTGGATGCTGGTCTTTGTTCTGCTCGCGGTACTGGGCGGCGTGCTCTATACGCGCCTCCCCGGCAGCTTCCTGCCGGAAGAGGACCAGGGCTATGCGTTGTCGGTGATCCAGCTGCCGCCGGGCGCTACCAAACAGCGCACGTCGGAAGTGATGGCGCAGATGCGCGATATCTTGAAGAAAGATCCGTCCGTGGAAGGTGTGCTTCAGGTCACCGGTTTCAGCTTCATCGGCTCCGGCGAGAATGCCGGCATGGCCTTCATCAAGTTGAAGGACTGGGCCAAGCGCGACGGCACGGCTGGCGACTTCATCCAGCGCGCCAATGGCGCCATGCGGCAGATCCATGATGCGCGGATCTTCGTCGCCAACATTCCCACTGTCCAAGGCCTGGGACAGTTCGGCGGCTTCGACATGTATCTGCAAGATCGCGGCGGTGCCGGTCGCGACGCGCTGACCCAGGCCCGCAACATGCTGCTGGGCAAGGCCAGCCAGAACAAGTCGCTGACCGGCGTGCGCCCCAATGCGCTGGAAGACGCGCCGCAACTGCAACTGGACGTGGACCGCGTGCAGGCGCAGTCGATGGGCCTGCAGATGGGCGATATCTACAATGCCATCGGCCTGATGCTGGCGCCGGTCTATGTCAACGACTTCACCTATGGCGGCCGCATCAAGCGGGTGATCATGCAGGCCGATGCACCGTACCGCATGGGCCCCGAAGCGCTGCAGCACATCTTCACCCCAAGCACGTTGAGTTCCAGCAGTGGCGCACCGGAAATGATCCCGTTGTCCACAGTGGTGCGCAGCAAGTGGAATGTATCGTCCCCGTCACTGACGCGCTACAACGGCTACTCAGCGGTGGAAATCGTCGGCTCGCCCGCACCCGGGCGGTCTTCGGGCGAAGCCATGAGCCAGATGGAAAAGCTCGTCAACAACGATCTTCCCAAGGGCTTCGGCTTCGACTGGACTGGCCAGTCCTATCAGGAGGTGCTGTCCGGCAACGCCGCTACCCTGCTGATGTTGCTGTCGATCGTGATCGTGTTCCTGGCGCTGGCTGCGTTGTACGAAAGCTGGTCAATTCCCGTTTCGGTGATGCTGGTGGTGCCGCTGGGCCTGCTCGGCACGGTGGTGTTTACCCTGCTGCGCGGACTACCCGATGACATCTACTTCAAGATCGGCCTGATCACGGTGATTGGTCTGGCCGCGAAGAACGCGATCCTGATCGTGGAGTTTGCGGTGGCCGAGCAGAAGGCCGGACGCACCTTGCGCGAAGCCACGGTCGACGCTGCGCGCCTGCGCTTGCGCCCGATCATGATGACGTCACTGGCCTTCATCCTCGGCGTGTTCCCGCTGTTCATTTCCAGCGGCGCCGGCGCCAATGCGCGTCACGCGATCGGTACCGGTGTGATCGGCGGCATGTTGTTCGCCACGTTCCTCGGCGTGCTGTTGATCCCGGTGTTCTACGTGGTCGTTCGCCGCCTGCTCGGCGACCCGCTCGACGGCGAAGCACCGCCACCCGCCGTAGCCGGCCCCAACGGCATGCAGACATTCGATTCAGACCCACGCCGCGGCGCCTGA
- a CDS encoding efflux RND transporter periplasmic adaptor subunit has product MNSSLLRAPLLCLGLLTLAACGGKSKEQGPPQMPPPQVGVIKVEPQNSPLTRDLVGRLSPYRSADVRARVAGVLLKRAYDEGTNVKKGELLFQIDPAPLKASLSATQAALAQAQATYTNNKVTAQRVRELAPKGYVSKSDLDNALAAERSAAAAVQAARANVDTARISLGYASVTSPIDGRAGQQRVTEGALVGNGEATLLTTVDQIDPLYVNFTMSVEAMEQMRRAQSNGNVTLADPNKASVQISMPDGSTYAETGVLDFSDSTVNPATGSVNLRAKVPNPKHALLPGMYVTLKANLGQQHDVFIVPQQALQRDTVGAYVMTVGADGKAVRKDVTTSEMTGSNWVINDGLTAGDQVVVSGIQSVKAGEPATASPWHAPTAPAASSGRPSGQAPNRK; this is encoded by the coding sequence ATGAATTCGTCGTTATTGCGCGCCCCCCTGCTGTGCCTGGGCCTGCTGACACTGGCTGCCTGCGGCGGCAAAAGCAAGGAACAGGGGCCACCCCAGATGCCGCCGCCGCAGGTGGGCGTGATCAAGGTAGAGCCGCAGAACTCACCGCTCACCCGCGACCTGGTCGGCCGATTGTCGCCCTATCGCAGTGCCGATGTGCGCGCACGCGTCGCCGGTGTGCTGCTCAAACGCGCTTATGACGAAGGCACCAACGTCAAGAAAGGCGAGTTGTTGTTCCAGATCGATCCGGCACCACTGAAGGCATCACTGAGCGCCACACAGGCAGCGCTGGCACAGGCGCAGGCCACTTACACGAACAACAAGGTCACCGCGCAGCGCGTGCGCGAACTGGCGCCAAAGGGCTATGTGTCGAAGTCGGACCTGGACAACGCACTGGCCGCAGAACGCAGCGCCGCCGCCGCCGTGCAGGCCGCGCGCGCCAATGTGGACACCGCGCGCATCAGCCTCGGCTATGCCAGCGTGACCTCGCCGATTGATGGCCGGGCCGGTCAGCAGCGAGTCACCGAAGGCGCCCTGGTCGGCAATGGTGAAGCCACCTTGCTGACCACGGTGGACCAGATCGACCCGTTGTACGTGAACTTCACGATGAGCGTGGAAGCGATGGAACAGATGCGTCGCGCGCAGAGCAACGGCAACGTCACCCTCGCCGACCCGAACAAGGCCAGCGTGCAGATCAGCATGCCGGACGGCAGCACCTATGCCGAGACTGGCGTGCTGGACTTCTCCGACAGCACGGTCAACCCAGCCACCGGCTCGGTCAACTTGCGCGCGAAAGTGCCCAACCCCAAGCACGCCCTGCTACCCGGCATGTATGTGACGTTGAAAGCCAACCTCGGCCAGCAGCACGACGTGTTCATCGTGCCGCAGCAGGCCTTGCAGCGCGACACCGTGGGCGCTTACGTGATGACGGTGGGCGCCGACGGCAAGGCGGTCCGCAAGGACGTCACCACCAGCGAAATGACTGGCAGCAACTGGGTGATCAACGACGGCCTCACGGCCGGTGATCAAGTCGTGGTGTCGGGCATCCAGAGCGTGAAGGCCGGCGAGCCGGCCACTGCCAGCCCGTGGCATGCGCCTACTGCGCCCGCGGCATCGTCCGGCCGCCCCTCGGGCCAAGCCCCGAACCGCAAGTAA
- a CDS encoding 5'-nucleotidase — MNQPTVHDPAAATDQRLVVAISSRALFDLGDSHALFERDGLDAYRSFQIQHEDEILQPGVAFPLVQKLLGLNKLAGDVPPVEVILLSRNSGDTGLRIFNAIQHYGLEISRAAFTSGAPTSDYIAPFKADLFLSANAEDVGRALVAGVAAATILPSTAPPRASEQLRIAFDGDAVLFGDEGERVSREEGLEAFHRSETEHAAEPLSVGPFRGFLTALHRLQAAFPAENSPIRTALVTARSAPAHKRVILTLRRWGVRIDEALFLGGRDKGPFLDAFGADIFFDDSPANVESARQHVATGHVPHGVSNR, encoded by the coding sequence ATGAACCAGCCAACCGTCCACGATCCTGCTGCCGCCACCGACCAACGACTGGTGGTGGCGATTTCCTCACGTGCGCTGTTCGATCTGGGCGACAGTCATGCCTTGTTCGAACGCGATGGGCTCGACGCGTATCGTTCCTTCCAGATCCAGCATGAGGACGAGATCCTGCAGCCCGGCGTGGCGTTTCCGCTGGTGCAGAAACTGCTTGGCCTGAACAAGCTGGCCGGCGACGTGCCCCCGGTGGAAGTGATTTTGCTGTCGCGCAATTCGGGTGACACGGGTCTGCGTATTTTCAATGCGATCCAGCACTACGGCCTGGAGATCAGCCGCGCTGCGTTCACCAGTGGCGCGCCGACCTCCGACTACATTGCGCCGTTCAAGGCTGATCTGTTTCTTTCCGCCAACGCGGAGGACGTGGGGCGCGCACTTGTTGCTGGCGTGGCCGCAGCGACGATCCTGCCGAGCACCGCGCCACCACGCGCCAGCGAACAACTGCGCATCGCGTTTGATGGCGACGCGGTATTGTTTGGTGATGAGGGTGAGCGGGTGTCGCGTGAAGAAGGGCTGGAGGCGTTTCATCGCAGCGAAACGGAGCACGCCGCCGAGCCGCTGTCGGTTGGCCCGTTCCGTGGTTTTCTGACAGCGTTGCATCGCCTGCAGGCGGCATTTCCGGCGGAAAATTCGCCGATACGCACTGCGCTGGTCACCGCGCGTTCGGCGCCGGCGCACAAACGCGTCATCCTCACCTTGCGTCGCTGGGGCGTGCGCATCGACGAGGCCTTGTTCCTCGGTGGTCGCGACAAAGGTCCGTTTCTCGATGCATTTGGTGCGGATATCTTCTTCGACGACTCACCGGCCAATGTGGAATCGGCGCGCCAACATGTGGCTACCGGGCACGTGCCGCATGGGGTGAGCAACCGCTGA